The Miltoncostaea marina DNA window ACCGGGTCCCCGAGCTGGTCGGCGCCGAAGCCCGCGGCGAGCGCCGTCATGGCCGCCAGGCCCAGCGCGGAGCCCACCTGGTAGGTGGTGTTGAAGATGCCCGACGCGAGCCCCGCCTCCTGCGGCGCGGCGCCCGACAGCGCCGCGATCATCACCGGGATGTAGGCGAGCGACATCCCGACGGCCGCGACCAGGCTGGCGGGCAGCACGTCGGCGAGGAAGCCGCCGCCGACCGGCACCCGCGAGAGCCACCCGACCCCGGCCGCCAGCACCGCGAGCCCGACCGCCGAGACCGGCACGAAGCCGAAGCGGGTCACCAGGCGGCCGGTCGCGCCGACCATGAGGAGCATGATCGCCGCGGTCATGGGCAGGAGCGCCGCGCCGGCCTCGAAGGCGCCGTAGCCGAGCACCTGCTGCAGGTAGAGGTTGAGGAAGAACCACATGGGGATCCACGCGGCGCCCAGCAGCGCGGCCACCAGGTTGGCCGCTGACAGGTTCGGCGCGCGGAAGATCGCGAGCCGCACGAGGGGGTCGCGCCGGCGCGACTGCATGACCACGAAGGCGGCCAGCAGCGCGGCCGCGCCGGCCAGGGAGCCGAGCGTCTGGGCGGAGGACCAGCCGTCCTCGGGGGCCCGCACGACGCCGAACACCGCCAGCGAGATGGCGCCGGTGACGGCGACGGCCCCGGGCAGGTCGATCCGACCGCGGCGAGCCACCGCGGCGGGCAGCAGGCGGGTGCTCACGGCCAGCGCCACGAGCCCGACCGGCACGTTGACCAGGAACACCCAGCGCCAGTCCGCCCACTCGGTCAGGACGCCCCCGAGGAAGACGCCCGCGGTGCCGCCGGCCGGGGCGGCCGCCCCGTAGACGGCGAGGGCGCGGGTCAGCTCGCGCGGGTCGTGCGCGAAGAGACCCATGAGCAGGGCGAGGGCACTCGGCGCGATGAGCGCGGCACCGACACCCTGGAGCGCGCGCCCCGTGACCTCGAGCGCCGGGCCGCCGGCCAGGCCGGCAAGGATCGAGGCGCCCGTCAGCACGAACCAGCCGGCCATGAAGACGCGCCGCGCGCCGAGCAGATCGGCGAGGCGGCCGCCGAGCAGCAGCAGCCCACCCAGCGCGATCACGTAGGCGTTGAAGACCCAGGAGAGCCCGCTCTGTGAGAAGCCGAGCTCGCGCTGAATCTCGGGAAGGGCCACCCCGATGATGGAGGTGTCCATGATCACCATGAACTGAGCGGCCGCGATGAGCATCAGCGCCCACCAGCGGCTTGGGGTTCGGTTCGTCGGTCTCATCTCGCTCATCTCCATTCAGTAGAAGCGCCGACTGACGGCGCGCTCACCTGTCGTCATACTGGGGGGGAGTACCTTCCACGCGGACTTTCCGTTACTCCCCGGGGGTATGTCAAGCCCTCGTGTGGGTCGGGCGGCGCGCCACTCGAGTGCGCGGCGTGTCCATCCGGCCCCTCGCGGCTCGTTGTCACCGCGGTCGTCACGGGCCTGCTGGCGCTCCATCTGAACCCGATCGTGGGCACGGCCGACGTCGCCCGCTCGCCGTCGGCGTCGGCCACGTACTCCGGCGACCCCGGGGGCGGCTCCTGGTGTGTGCCTCGGCGGCGCTCGTCGCGCTCACCGCCGCGACGGCGCTGTCCATGGTCGGGTCCGCCGGGCGGACCCGGTGGGGACGGCGGGCGGGCGGGCGGGCCATCGCCGAGCCCGACGAGCGCGCCGACCGCGCCCGAGCCCCACATCGCACGAGTGGGGCGTTCCTACCTCAGGGCTGACGGTCCCCGGTGGTCCGAGCGGCCGGCGAGGCCCGAGGCCTTCACGACGTCGCCCGTCTGGGGTGCGTTCACGTACTCGCCGCCACCGATGCAAGTGCCCATGTGGCCGAGGTCGGGGCGGAAGAAGACCGGGTCGCCGGGCGCGAGCTGTCCCGACGGCACGCGCGGGAAGGCGTTCGAGATCGCGCCCGTGAAGTGCGGGACGCTCGTGCCGATCCGGGCGTACGCCCACGAGGGGAGGCCGCTGCAGTCGAACCCTGGGGCGATGACGCGCCGCCCCATACGCACGGGACACGCAGCTGCGTCATCGCGATCTGCGCGGCGCGGGCGTTGCCCGACCCGCCCGGCGCGGGCGCGGCGAGCCGCCCGGGCTCCTGCGACGGCGCGGCGACGGAGGGAGCGGGAGCGGCCGGCTCGGAGGCGGCGTCCGGTGCCGGCGATGACCGCTCGCCGGCGCCCGTCGGCCTGGTCTGTGCCGCCTGCGAGCGGCGCGCGATCGCCGCCTTGGCCGCCGCCCCCCGGGCACGGCGGCGCCCCTCGGCGGGGATCAGCCCGCGCAGATCCTCGCCGGCGCCCTCCAGGACGGCCTGGCGCTCCGCGAGCAGCTGCTCGATCCGGGCCGTCTCGCGCTCGCGGCTCTCAACCGCCTGCGCCGCCGATCGCGGTCCTGCTCGAGCTGCTCGCGAAGCTGCACGAGACGGGGCTTCTGCTCGCGCACGGCCGCCCGCGACCCGCCCGCCCCGCTGCGCCACGCGGTGGAGCACGTCCAGCTGATCGACCACCGCGGTGACGCTCCCGCCGGCGACGAGCACCTCGATCAGGCTCGGCTCCGGGCTGGCATCGGGGCTGCGCAGGCGCGTGGAGAGCGCCACCCGAGAGGCGGCGAAGCGCTTCGTCGTGGCGGCGGCCTGCGCCCCGGTCGCCCGCGATCCGGGCGTTCACCCGGCCGAGGTGCCAGCGGGCGTCGTTGTACGGCTGGGCCGCTGACCCACACGATCAGCTCGCTCGGTTCCGGCGCGCCTTCCACCCGGCCCACGGACGCGGACTCGCGTCCGGCGCGCCCTTGAACGATTCGCGAGAAGGCTCGAAGGCTCGTGATGGAGGATGACGGGCTCGAACCGACGACCTCCTGCTTGCAAAGCAGGCGCTCTCCCAGCTGAGCTAATCCCCCGGGCAGGGACCTACGGTAGCATCGGCCGCCCCGCGACCCCCCTGCTCGTGGAGGAGCCCGTGAGCACAGCGCACTCCGGCGACCCGTTCGGCCCCGCCTACCGGCTGCTGGACGAGATCGCCATGAAGCACTACGAGATGGCGCAGCTCATCGCGGGGTACAAGGAGGTCATCGAGCGGCTCGAGGAGCGGGCCGACCCCGGCGACCTGCGTCTCGCCCGCTCGCTGCCCGGCGCTCGGTACATCGTCGCCGAGACCTACGTGCGGGAGGCCTGGCTGAAGGTCGACGCCCAGATCGCGGCGCTCTTCCCGCCCGAGGACGCTCAGGCGTAGAGCGCCCGCAGCGCCGCCCCGAGGTCGGGGTGGCGGAAGCGGTAGCCGGCGGCCAGGGCCGCGCGCGGGACGGCGCGCTGGCCGTCGAGCGCGAGCGTGGCGGCCTCGCCCAGGGCCAGGCGGATCGGCAGCGCGGGCGCGGGGATGACCGCGGGGCGCCGCAGCACGCGGCCGAGCTCGGCGGCGAAGTCGCGCTGGCGCACCGGGTTCGGGGCCGCGCCGACGAGCGGCCCCTCCAGGTCGGGGCGGTCGAGGGCCAGGCGGAACAGCCCTGACTCGTCGTCGACGTGGATCCAGGGGATCCACTGACGTCCTCCGCCGACGGCGCCGGCGGCGAGGAACCGGACCGGCAGGGCGAGCAACGGCAGCGCGCCGCCCTCCCGGGCGAGCACGATGCCCGTGCGCACGAGCATCACCCGCGCGCCGTGCTCGCGGGCGCGCAGGGCCTCGCGCTCCCAGGCGACGCAGGCGCGGGCCAGGAAGTCGTCGCCCGGCGGGGTGCGCTCGTCGACCTCCTCGTCGCCGCGCGGCCCGTAGTAGCCGACGGCGCTGGCGTTGACGAGCACTCGCGGCGCGCCGTCGGCGGCCAGCGCGTCGACGAGCAGGCGGGTGGTACCCGTGCGGCTGCCGGTGATGAGCCGCTTGCGGGCGGCGGTCCAGCGGTGGCCGCCGATGGGCGCGCCCGCCAGGTTGACCACGGCGTCGCAGCCGTCGAGGGCGCCGGCCGGCACCGGGCCGGTCGCGGGATCCCACCGCACGTCGCGGGCGCCGGCGATGCCGGCGGCCCCGGCGCGCGAGAGGGCGACGACCTCGTCGCCGCGCGCGAGCAGGTCCGCGGCGAGGCGCCGGCCGATCAGGCCGGCGGCGCCGACCACCGCGACCCTCACGCGCTCACCCGGGCCGGCGTCCGTGGGCGATCGGGCGCAGGTCCGACCGTACGAGCTCGAGCAGCAGCTCGGCGGAGGCCCCCGGCGGCGGCGCGGCCCGCCCCATGAGCACGCCGCCGAAGCCCTCGCGGCGCAGCCGCATGCGCAGGCGTGCCAGTGCGGGCTCGCTGTTGGGCCCGTCGGCGTCGGCGAGCAGCAGCAGCAGGCCGTCGTCGCCGTCGCGCCAGACGCCGTCGCCGGCGCGCAGGGTGCGCCGCACGAGCGATGCCAGCGCGTCGATGGCGCCGTCGGCCGGCGCGGGCAGGGCCACGGCCACGACCGTCATGGGCCGGCGGGTGCGGCGGGCGGCGTCGAGCGCGTGCTCGACGGAGCGACCGACGGACGCGGGATCGGGCGGTCCCAGGACGCCGGGCGACGGCGCGACGGCGGGGGGCCTGGGGGGCCGGGCGTCGCTGCGGCGGCGTCGCGGTCCGGAGATCGCCATGCCTGAGCTTAGACCTCCGCGGCCGGGTCGGGGGGCTCGCCGTGCCCGTAGGGGCGCGAGGCGGCCGGGTGGCGGGCGAGGACGGCCTCGATCTCCCGCTCCTCGTCGGCCGTCAGCGGCGCGCCGGCGAGGGCGACGTTGGCGCGGGCCTGCTCGGCGGAGCGGGCGCCGATGATCGCCGAGGTGACCTCCGGGCGCCGCAGCACCCAGGCCACGGCCAGCTCGGCCACGCCGCCGGGCCGCCCCGAGGCGCCCGCCAGCGCGGTCAGCTCCTCCACGACGGCGATGCGCTCGGGGAAGGCGTCGTCGGCGAACAGCTCGCTGGATGCCCGCCAGTCGTCGGCCGCGAAGCGGGTGGCGGCGGTCATCTTGCCGGTGAGCAGCCCGTGCGCGAGCGGCCCGTAGGCGATCACGCCCACGCCGTGCTCCCGGCACCACGGCAGCTCGGCGGCCTCGATCTCGCGCCTCATGAGGTGGTAGCCGGGCTGGTAGGAGTCGATCTGCGCGACGGCGCCCGCCGCCTCGAGATCGGCCAGGTGGTAGTTGGAGACGCCGATCGCGCGGATCTTGCCCTCGCGGCGCATGTCGAGGAGTGCGCCGATGGTCTCCTCGGCGGGCACGCCCGAGACCGGCCAGTGCACCTGGTAGAGGTCGACGGAGTCCATGCCGAGCGCGCGCAGGCTGCGCTCCAGCGACGTGCGCAGGTAGTCGGCCGACGCCTCGCGCCAGATCCGCAGGCCGCCCTCGCCGAGCTCCCAGGCGACGCCGCCCTTCGTCGCCACGATCACCTCGTCGCGGCGCTCGCGCACGACCGCGCCCACGATCCGCTCGGCGCGGCCCTGCCCGTAGATGTCGGCCGTGTCGATCCAGTTGACGCCCGCGTCGAGCGCGGCGTGGCAGGCCGCCGCGGAGTCCGCGTCGTCGGCGCCGCCCCAGCGGCCGCCGAACACCCACGTGCCGAGCCCGATGACCGAGAGCTCCAGGTCCGTCCCGCCGAGTCGCCGCCGCTCCATCGCGCCCTCCCTGTCAGGACCCGTCGGGCGCCGTGGGGGTCAGCGCCAGCAGCAGGCCGCCGTCGTCGTCGTAGGCGGGGAAGACGTCGGCGACCGCCGGGATGTCCTCCGCCGAGCCGTTGAACCGGTAGGTGCACGGCACCTGCAGCACGCGCACGCCCCACTCGAGGCTGCGCGCGACGGGGTCCCCGTCCGGGAACCCGCCCAGCCCCAGCCGCGCGGACAGCTCGTGTCCGAGCAGGTCGGCCTCGTCGTAGCCGGTCACGGCGAACGCCGAGTGGCCGGCCACGAGGATGCGCCGCTCCCGGTCGCACACGATCAGCGCGGTCCGCGGGCTCGCGTAGTAGTCCTCGAGCAGCTCGAACGCGAAGCCGAACCCGCACCGCGAGCAACCCCGCGGCTGGTGGCGGACGTTCCGCTCGCTGCCGCGCTCGCGGTAGGCGCACCGGGGGCACAGGAAGACGGGCACGCACGGATGCTACCGCCGCCCCCCGCGCGCCCGCAGGCCGCCCGCGCGCCGGTCAAGACGGCGCCCCGCGCTGCCGACACATGAGCTGCACGGGACGATCCGACGGAGTGGATTGGTGTGAGCACGGGCAGGACGGGCCCGGGGGGCCGGCATGGACGCCGCATCGCCGGCGTCGTCGCGGCGGTCGCGGGCGCGCTGGCGCTCGTCGTCACCTGCGGCGGGGCGGCCGCGGCCCCCACCCCGGCGCTGGAGGCGCGGCTCGCCGCGGCGGCGCCCGACGCGCGCATCGCCGTCATCGCGACGATGGAGCGCCAGGTCGACGGCGAGGCCTACGAGGGCCGGCCGGCCGTGCTGCTGCGCGCCCTGCGGCGCGCGGCGGACGGCAGCCGCGCCGCGGTCGCCGACGAGGTCGAGGGGCCCGTGCGGGCGTTCTGGCTCGTCAACGCGCTCGCCTTCAGCGGGACCCCGGACGAGATCCGCGCCGTCGCCGACGACCCGGCCGTGGCGTCGGTCGACCTCGACGTGCCGGTCACCCTCACGGACGCGGCGACCCGGGCGACGGCCCCCTTCCCCGATCCGGGCCCCGGCAGCTGGGGCGTCGCTGCCGTGCGCGCGCCCGAGGTGTGGCGGGCGTACGGCCTGCGCGGCGCCGGCGTGCGTGTCGGCGTCATCGACACCGGGCTGGACCCCGCCGCGCGCGAGGTGGCCGGCAAGGTGGTCGCCTGGCGCGACCTCGTCTCGGGCAGCCCGACGCCGGTCGACGACAACGGCCACGGCACGCACACGGCCGGCACGATCGCCGGCGGGCCGGCCGTCGGCGTGGCGCCCGAGGCGCGGCTGGTGGTGGCCCGCGCGATGGGCGCGAGCGGCGTCGGCTCGGGCAGCGCGCTGCTGGCCGCCGCCCAGTGGATGACCGACCCCGACGGCGACCCGGCCACGGCCGACCAGCCCGACGTGATCTCCAACTCGTGGTCGGCGTCGGTCGCCAACGACACCTGGTTCCGCCCGATGATCCGGCGCTGGATCGAGCTCGGCATCGTCCCCGTCTTCGCCGCCGGCAACGCCGGCCCCGGGGCCGGGTCGATCGCGAGCCCGGCCGGCTACCCCGAGGCGATCGCCGTCGGCGCGCTCGACGCCGACGGCTCCGTGCCGGCCTTCTCGGCCCGCGGGCCGATCGTCTGGGCGAACCCCGACGGGCTCGGGCCGGCTGCCGGCACCCCGCTGGCCAAGCCCGACCTGGCGGCGCCCGGGGTGGCGATCACCTCCACCGTGGGCGCCGGCTACCTCGCCTACACGGGCACGTCGATGGCGGCGCCCCACGTGGCGGGCGTGGCCGCGCTGGTGCTGCAGGCCGACCCGTCGCGCCCGCCCGCCGCGGTCGCCGACCTGCTGCGCGCCGGCGCGGTGGACGTGGGCGCGCCGGGCGTGGACCCCGCCTCCGGCGCGGGCCGCGTCGACGCGGTGCGCTCGGTGCAGGCCGCGCTCGCCCCGGCGCCGGACGCGCGCTTCACGAGCACGCCGGGCGCACTGACCAACGCCCGCGCGCTGACCTACGGCGTCGCGCTGTCGGGCGGGGCGGTCGCGTACCGCACGCGGGTCGACGGCGGGCCGTGGAGCGCGCCCACCGCGGCGCCCGCCGTCGCGCTCGCCGTGCCGGAGGGGCGTCACGTGGTGGAGGCGCAGGCCATCGACGCGGCCGGCGCCGCCGGCCCGGTGCCCGCCCGCCACGCGGTGACCGTCGACCGCACCGCGCCGCGGGTGGCGATCCGCCTCGCCCGCCGGGGCACGGCGGCCGTCTTCACCGGGCGGGTGCGCGGGGCGCAGCGCTCCACGGTGCGCTGGAGCTTCGGCGAGGGCCGCGTCGCGCGCGGCGTGCGCGTGACGCGGCGCTTCGCCGAGTCGCGGCCCGTGCGCGTGGTGCTGACCGCCCGCGACCGGGCCGGCAACGTCGCCTACGCGTCCCGCCGGTTTCGG harbors:
- a CDS encoding aldo/keto reductase; this translates as MERRRLGGTDLELSVIGLGTWVFGGRWGGADDADSAAACHAALDAGVNWIDTADIYGQGRAERIVGAVVRERRDEVIVATKGGVAWELGEGGLRIWREASADYLRTSLERSLRALGMDSVDLYQVHWPVSGVPAEETIGALLDMRREGKIRAIGVSNYHLADLEAAGAVAQIDSYQPGYHLMRREIEAAELPWCREHGVGVIAYGPLAHGLLTGKMTAATRFAADDWRASSELFADDAFPERIAVVEELTALAGASGRPGGVAELAVAWVLRRPEVTSAIIGARSAEQARANVALAGAPLTADEEREIEAVLARHPAASRPYGHGEPPDPAAEV
- a CDS encoding S8 family peptidase; its protein translation is MSTGRTGPGGRHGRRIAGVVAAVAGALALVVTCGGAAAAPTPALEARLAAAAPDARIAVIATMERQVDGEAYEGRPAVLLRALRRAADGSRAAVADEVEGPVRAFWLVNALAFSGTPDEIRAVADDPAVASVDLDVPVTLTDAATRATAPFPDPGPGSWGVAAVRAPEVWRAYGLRGAGVRVGVIDTGLDPAAREVAGKVVAWRDLVSGSPTPVDDNGHGTHTAGTIAGGPAVGVAPEARLVVARAMGASGVGSGSALLAAAQWMTDPDGDPATADQPDVISNSWSASVANDTWFRPMIRRWIELGIVPVFAAGNAGPGAGSIASPAGYPEAIAVGALDADGSVPAFSARGPIVWANPDGLGPAAGTPLAKPDLAAPGVAITSTVGAGYLAYTGTSMAAPHVAGVAALVLQADPSRPPAAVADLLRAGAVDVGAPGVDPASGAGRVDAVRSVQAALAPAPDARFTSTPGALTNARALTYGVALSGGAVAYRTRVDGGPWSAPTAAPAVALAVPEGRHVVEAQAIDAAGAAGPVPARHAVTVDRTAPRVAIRLARRGTAAVFTGRVRGAQRSTVRWSFGEGRVARGVRVTRRFAESRPVRVVLTARDRAGNVAYASRRFRPRAATAVRALRVSRSVPRGVRGVTVRGRVVRGARLRATLRPVRAQAAAAAAEGLAASFAPARLGPGVARRAVVRPRASAFRIVLPTRRARPGTYVLELRSIERGRATGGLALTRRVVVR
- a CDS encoding PAS domain-containing protein yields the protein MPVFLCPRCAYRERGSERNVRHQPRGCSRCGFGFAFELLEDYYASPRTALIVCDRERRILVAGHSAFAVTGYDEADLLGHELSARLGLGGFPDGDPVARSLEWGVRVLQVPCTYRFNGSAEDIPAVADVFPAYDDDGGLLLALTPTAPDGS
- a CDS encoding C40 family peptidase; the protein is MGRRVIAPGFDCSGLPSWAYARIGTSVPHFTGAISNAFPRVPSGQLAPGDPVFFRPDLGHMGTCIGGGEYVNAPQTGDVVKASGLAGRSDHRGPSALR
- a CDS encoding MFS transporter, with product MRPTNRTPSRWWALMLIAAAQFMVIMDTSIIGVALPEIQRELGFSQSGLSWVFNAYVIALGGLLLLGGRLADLLGARRVFMAGWFVLTGASILAGLAGGPALEVTGRALQGVGAALIAPSALALLMGLFAHDPRELTRALAVYGAAAPAGGTAGVFLGGVLTEWADWRWVFLVNVPVGLVALAVSTRLLPAAVARRGRIDLPGAVAVTGAISLAVFGVVRAPEDGWSSAQTLGSLAGAAALLAAFVVMQSRRRDPLVRLAIFRAPNLSAANLVAALLGAAWIPMWFFLNLYLQQVLGYGAFEAGAALLPMTAAIMLLMVGATGRLVTRFGFVPVSAVGLAVLAAGVGWLSRVPVGGGFLADVLPASLVAAVGMSLAYIPVMIAALSGAAPQEAGLASGIFNTTYQVGSALGLAAMTALAAGFGADQLGDPVAMTDGFQAALIGAAVIAGVAALAALALLRRPRPAPPAREEPASAAEPLREVAAR
- a CDS encoding TIGR01777 family oxidoreductase → MRVAVVGAAGLIGRRLAADLLARGDEVVALSRAGAAGIAGARDVRWDPATGPVPAGALDGCDAVVNLAGAPIGGHRWTAARKRLITGSRTGTTRLLVDALAADGAPRVLVNASAVGYYGPRGDEEVDERTPPGDDFLARACVAWEREALRAREHGARVMLVRTGIVLAREGGALPLLALPVRFLAAGAVGGGRQWIPWIHVDDESGLFRLALDRPDLEGPLVGAAPNPVRQRDFAAELGRVLRRPAVIPAPALPIRLALGEAATLALDGQRAVPRAALAAGYRFRHPDLGAALRALYA